In Mycolicibacterium alvei, a single window of DNA contains:
- the arsC gene encoding arsenate reductase (glutaredoxin) (This arsenate reductase requires both glutathione and glutaredoxin to convert arsenate to arsenite, after which the efflux transporter formed by ArsA and ArsB can extrude the arsenite from the cell, providing resistance.) yields the protein MAEPDGRPAAVIYHNPKCSTSRKTLDLLRENGIEPEVVQYLKTPPTRDEIAALIEAAGIDVRTAVRKRESLYAELGLADASDDELLDAMAENPILIERPFVVTDKGTRLARPIDSVREIL from the coding sequence ATGGCTGAGCCCGATGGGCGGCCCGCCGCCGTGATCTACCACAATCCGAAGTGCTCCACCTCGCGCAAGACACTGGATCTGTTGCGCGAGAACGGGATCGAGCCTGAGGTTGTGCAGTACCTGAAGACACCGCCGACGCGCGACGAGATCGCCGCGCTGATCGAAGCTGCGGGAATCGATGTCCGCACCGCGGTACGCAAGCGTGAATCCCTTTATGCCGAACTGGGTTTGGCCGATGCCTCCGACGATGAACTGCTCGATGCGATGGCTGAGAACCCGATCCTGATCGAGCGGCCGTTCGTCGTCACCGACAAGGGCACCAGGTTGGCCCGGCCGATCGATTCGGTGCGCGAGATTCTGTGA
- a CDS encoding ribose-phosphate diphosphokinase: MATDWTDNRKNLMLFSGRAHPELAEQVAKELGTEVTAQTARDFANGEIFVRFDESVRGCDAFVLQSHPAPLNQWLMEQLIMIDALKRGSAKRITAILPFYPYARQDKKHRGREPISARLVADLLKTAGADRIVSVDLHTDQIQGFFDGPVDHMRAQSLLCGYIADKYNDSDVVVVSPDSGRVRVAEKWADSLGGVPLAFIHKTRDPLVPNQVVSNRVVGDVKGKTCILTDDMIDTGGTIAGAVKLLKEDGAKDVVIAATHGVLSDPAAQRLADCGAREVIVTNTLPITDDKRFPQLTELSIAPLLASTIRAVFENGSVTGLFDGSA; the protein is encoded by the coding sequence GTGGCCACGGACTGGACCGACAATCGAAAAAACCTGATGCTGTTCTCGGGGCGTGCGCACCCCGAGTTGGCGGAGCAAGTGGCCAAGGAACTGGGTACCGAGGTCACGGCGCAGACCGCCCGCGACTTTGCCAACGGCGAGATCTTCGTCCGGTTCGACGAGTCCGTGCGCGGGTGCGACGCGTTCGTACTGCAGAGCCATCCTGCGCCACTGAACCAGTGGCTCATGGAGCAGCTCATCATGATCGATGCGCTCAAGCGCGGTAGCGCCAAGCGGATCACCGCGATCCTGCCGTTCTACCCGTACGCGCGGCAGGACAAGAAGCACCGCGGCCGCGAGCCCATCTCGGCCCGCCTGGTCGCCGACCTGCTCAAGACCGCCGGCGCCGACCGCATCGTCTCGGTCGACCTGCACACCGACCAGATCCAGGGCTTCTTCGACGGCCCCGTGGACCACATGCGCGCCCAGTCGCTGCTGTGCGGCTACATCGCCGACAAATACAACGACTCCGACGTGGTCGTGGTGTCACCGGACTCGGGCCGCGTGCGTGTCGCCGAGAAGTGGGCCGACTCGCTGGGCGGCGTGCCGCTGGCCTTCATCCACAAGACCCGCGACCCGCTGGTACCCAACCAGGTCGTGTCCAACCGGGTGGTCGGCGACGTCAAGGGCAAGACCTGCATCCTCACCGACGACATGATCGACACCGGCGGCACCATCGCCGGCGCGGTCAAGCTGCTCAAGGAGGACGGCGCCAAGGACGTGGTGATCGCCGCGACCCACGGCGTGCTGTCCGACCCGGCCGCCCAGCGCCTGGCCGATTGCGGCGCCCGCGAGGTGATCGTCACCAACACGCTGCCGATCACCGACGACAAGCGGTTCCCACAGCTGACCGAACTGTCCATCGCGCCGCTGTTGGCCAGCACCATCCGCGCGGTGTTCGAGAACGGTTCGGTGACCGGGCTGTTCGACGGGTCGGCCTGA
- a CDS encoding 50S ribosomal protein L25/general stress protein Ctc, producing MAKAASSKNVPNKLTAAVRTRTGKGASRQARRDGNVPTVLYGHGSDPQHLEINAREFAAVLRNSGTNAVLTLDIEGKEQLALTKALDIHPIRRNIQHADLLVVRRGEKVHVEVTIVIEGDAVPGALVTQDTNTIEIEAEALSIPEHLTVSIEGVEAGTQILAGQVELPEGVSLVSDPELLVVNIVEAPSAEELDSEGSGEAAAAPAEEPAAEAPEASE from the coding sequence ATGGCCAAGGCCGCATCATCCAAGAACGTCCCCAACAAACTGACCGCCGCCGTGCGTACCCGCACCGGCAAGGGCGCCTCGCGCCAGGCCCGCCGCGACGGCAACGTGCCCACCGTGCTCTATGGCCACGGCAGCGACCCCCAGCACCTGGAGATCAACGCCCGTGAGTTCGCTGCCGTGCTGCGCAACTCGGGCACCAACGCCGTGCTGACCCTCGACATCGAGGGCAAGGAGCAGCTCGCCCTGACCAAGGCGCTGGACATCCACCCGATCCGCCGCAACATCCAGCACGCCGACCTGCTCGTCGTGCGCCGTGGCGAGAAGGTCCACGTCGAGGTCACCATCGTCATCGAGGGTGACGCCGTCCCGGGCGCCCTGGTCACCCAGGACACCAACACCATCGAGATCGAGGCCGAGGCTCTGTCGATCCCCGAGCACCTGACTGTGTCGATCGAGGGCGTCGAGGCCGGCACCCAGATCCTGGCCGGCCAGGTCGAGCTGCCCGAGGGCGTTTCGCTGGTGTCGGATCCCGAGCTCCTGGTGGTCAACATCGTCGAGGCTCCGAGCGCTGAGGAGCTCGACTCCGAGGGCTCCGGCGAGGCTGCCGCGGCCCCCGCCGAGGAGCCGGCCGCCGAGGCTCCCGAAGCCTCCGAGTAA
- a CDS encoding LpqN/LpqT family lipoprotein, with product MKQLLATAGALAVLVTGCGAETPDYKSLWTTSSTTPAAAPDKQPVPLWKFLEESGVVGESIAPEKIPRLTVTMPSPPGWHTYNNPNLAPGTRMIAKGDTYPTAMMLAFALHGDFDIPKALADHGYADAQLSENFKQLNASTADWKGFPSAMIEGSYDLNGKRMQSYNRVVIANDGLQPPQRYLIQLTVTTYADEAAAQGPDIESIIAGFNIAKK from the coding sequence GTGAAACAGCTGCTCGCCACGGCCGGCGCACTGGCGGTGCTGGTCACCGGTTGCGGCGCCGAAACGCCTGACTACAAGTCGCTCTGGACCACGAGCTCGACGACTCCGGCCGCCGCCCCCGACAAGCAGCCGGTGCCGCTGTGGAAATTCCTGGAGGAATCCGGTGTCGTCGGCGAGTCCATCGCACCCGAGAAGATCCCCCGTCTGACGGTGACCATGCCGAGCCCACCGGGATGGCATACCTACAACAATCCGAACCTGGCCCCAGGCACCCGGATGATCGCCAAGGGGGACACCTACCCCACCGCGATGATGCTGGCGTTCGCCCTGCACGGTGACTTCGACATCCCCAAGGCCCTTGCCGACCACGGCTACGCCGATGCCCAACTGTCGGAAAACTTCAAGCAGCTCAACGCATCCACCGCGGACTGGAAGGGCTTCCCGTCGGCGATGATCGAGGGCAGCTACGACCTCAACGGCAAGCGCATGCAGAGCTACAACCGTGTCGTCATCGCGAATGACGGGCTGCAGCCCCCGCAGCGGTATCTCATCCAGCTGACCGTGACGACCTACGCCGATGAGGCTGCGGCACAGGGGCCGGACATCGAGTCGATCATCGCGGGCTTCAACATCGCCAAGAAGTGA
- a CDS encoding oxidoreductase: MSGWTSADLPSFSGRRVIVTGANSGLGLVTARELARVGAKVTVAVRNLEKGTAAAETMTGGQVEVRKLDLQDLASVREFADTVESVDVLVNNAGIMAVPLSRTVDGFESQIGTNHLGHFALTNLLLPKITDRVVTVSSLMHMFGKVSLQDLNWKARPYSAWLAYGQSKLANLMFTSELQRRLTASGSQVRALAAHPGYSATNLQGQTGNKFGTRMIATANRVFASDASFGARQTLFAASQDVPGDSFIGPRFGQFGPSQPVGRSPLARRADTQKALWELSEGLTETAYPL; the protein is encoded by the coding sequence ATGAGTGGATGGACCAGCGCCGACCTGCCCTCGTTTTCCGGCCGCCGGGTGATCGTCACCGGCGCCAACAGCGGGCTGGGCCTCGTCACCGCGCGTGAGCTGGCCCGCGTCGGCGCCAAGGTCACCGTCGCGGTGCGCAACCTGGAGAAGGGCACCGCAGCCGCCGAGACGATGACCGGTGGGCAGGTCGAGGTCCGCAAACTCGACCTGCAGGATCTGGCCTCGGTGCGCGAGTTCGCCGACACCGTCGAGAGCGTCGACGTACTGGTCAACAACGCCGGAATCATGGCGGTCCCGCTGAGCCGGACCGTCGACGGCTTCGAGAGCCAGATCGGCACCAACCATCTCGGGCATTTCGCGCTGACGAATCTGCTGCTGCCCAAGATCACCGATCGGGTGGTGACGGTGTCCTCGTTGATGCACATGTTCGGGAAGGTCAGCCTGCAGGACCTGAACTGGAAGGCGCGGCCGTATTCGGCGTGGCTGGCTTACGGTCAGTCCAAGCTGGCCAACCTGATGTTCACCTCCGAGTTGCAGCGCCGGCTGACGGCCTCGGGGTCGCAGGTGCGCGCGCTGGCCGCCCACCCCGGCTATTCGGCCACCAACCTGCAGGGCCAGACCGGCAACAAGTTCGGCACGCGGATGATCGCGACCGCCAACCGGGTTTTCGCCAGCGATGCGTCCTTCGGCGCCCGGCAGACGCTGTTCGCGGCGTCCCAGGACGTTCCCGGAGACAGCTTCATCGGGCCGCGGTTCGGCCAGTTCGGCCCCAGCCAACCGGTCGGGCGCAGTCCGCTGGCCCGGCGGGCGGACACCCAGAAGGCGCTCTGGGAGCTGTCCGAAGGACTCACCGAGACGGCATATCCGCTGTAG